In a genomic window of Nocardia fluminea:
- a CDS encoding MMPL family transporter codes for MSVYLYRWGKLAFRRKWIVLPVWLLFFMVLAGLGSSLQKPMTDDFSMPNLPSERATEILDKHFPGMSEAFAFDAVTGTYVVGAPPGQKLTDPANRAAIDELIGKLEQLDIVDHAEPIVNPITATEEMGCLTGQPDPSTCSGAPLNVLNKTAPDTVAFFSVPFTITDFADITAEQREAAYNAGDTARAAGLTVEISGTIAMEQEMPSGKSEMIGMAVALVVMIVAFGAIVAAFVPIITAIVGLGAATSLIFLSTSVVSVPSFTTFLASMIGIALSIDYALFIVSRYKHELAVQDSAEEAVGSALGTAGSAVVFAGLTVIIALVGLSIVGVRFLTFMGLGGAIAAAFAVLTAITLMPALLGAFGKALFKPKLPVIAQNDPEDDSVVTNGTRVARVIAKFPAVTMILAIVVLGLLAAPALNLNLGLPGEDSLPKSTTVRKAYDLRTEGFGEGSNGVLQVAVDLSETPVDQRPAALNALRVKLQSYPDMDLVTEPQMSKDGAGALINGIPKTGPNAQSTKDLVQSARAAESDLHEQYDMSYGITGTTAIYADIDHVLLSKIVPYMAIVAGAAFILLILVFRSILVPLTAALGFLLSMAATFGATVLIFQEGELGLIKDPHPLVSFLPIMLIGLVFGLAMDYQVFLVTRMREEYVHGADPTDAVIKGYHHGARVVTSAAIIMISVFGSFLLESDVTAKSMGFALAAGVALDAFVVRMVLIPALLVLLGKWAWWMPQWLDRIVPDIDVEGSRLREIQADQREVAPVP; via the coding sequence GTGTCTGTCTATCTCTACCGGTGGGGCAAGCTGGCCTTCCGCCGCAAATGGATTGTGCTGCCCGTCTGGTTGCTGTTCTTCATGGTGCTCGCGGGGCTTGGATCCTCGTTGCAGAAGCCGATGACCGATGACTTCAGCATGCCGAACCTGCCCTCGGAACGGGCCACCGAAATCCTCGACAAGCACTTCCCCGGCATGTCGGAGGCTTTCGCCTTCGACGCCGTGACCGGCACCTATGTGGTGGGCGCGCCCCCGGGCCAGAAACTCACCGACCCGGCCAACCGGGCCGCGATCGACGAGCTGATCGGCAAGCTCGAGCAACTCGACATCGTCGACCATGCCGAGCCGATCGTGAATCCGATCACCGCTACCGAGGAAATGGGTTGCCTCACCGGGCAACCCGACCCGTCGACATGTAGCGGCGCCCCGCTGAACGTACTGAACAAGACCGCGCCCGACACCGTCGCGTTCTTCAGCGTCCCGTTCACGATCACCGACTTCGCCGACATCACCGCCGAGCAACGCGAGGCCGCCTACAACGCGGGCGACACCGCCCGCGCGGCCGGGCTGACGGTCGAGATCAGCGGCACCATCGCGATGGAACAGGAGATGCCGAGCGGCAAGTCCGAGATGATCGGTATGGCTGTGGCATTGGTGGTGATGATCGTGGCATTCGGCGCGATCGTCGCCGCGTTCGTGCCGATCATCACCGCGATCGTCGGACTCGGCGCGGCGACTTCGCTGATCTTCCTGTCGACGTCGGTGGTGTCGGTGCCGAGCTTCACCACGTTCCTCGCCTCGATGATCGGCATCGCGCTCTCGATCGACTACGCGCTGTTCATCGTCTCGCGCTACAAACATGAGCTGGCGGTGCAGGATTCCGCCGAGGAAGCGGTCGGCTCGGCGTTGGGGACCGCGGGTTCGGCGGTGGTGTTCGCCGGGCTCACCGTCATCATCGCGCTGGTCGGGTTGAGCATCGTGGGGGTCAGATTCCTGACGTTCATGGGTCTGGGTGGCGCCATCGCCGCCGCGTTCGCCGTGCTCACCGCCATCACGCTGATGCCGGCGCTGCTCGGCGCGTTCGGCAAGGCGCTGTTCAAGCCGAAGCTGCCGGTGATCGCCCAGAACGATCCCGAGGACGACAGTGTCGTCACCAACGGCACCCGCGTCGCCAGGGTGATCGCCAAGTTCCCCGCGGTGACGATGATCCTGGCCATCGTGGTGCTCGGTCTGCTCGCCGCACCGGCGCTGAACCTGAACCTCGGCCTGCCCGGCGAGGACAGCCTGCCCAAGTCGACCACCGTCCGCAAGGCCTACGACCTGCGCACCGAAGGTTTCGGCGAGGGCAGCAACGGTGTACTCCAGGTGGCCGTCGACCTCAGCGAAACGCCCGTCGACCAGCGTCCGGCGGCATTGAATGCCTTGCGCGTCAAGCTGCAGTCCTACCCCGACATGGATCTGGTCACCGAGCCGCAGATGAGCAAGGACGGGGCGGGCGCGCTGATCAACGGCATCCCCAAGACCGGACCCAACGCACAGTCGACGAAGGATCTCGTGCAGTCGGCGCGCGCTGCGGAATCCGATCTGCACGAGCAATACGACATGTCGTACGGCATCACCGGAACCACCGCCATCTACGCCGATATCGACCATGTGCTGCTGAGCAAGATCGTCCCGTACATGGCGATCGTGGCAGGCGCGGCCTTCATCCTGCTGATCCTGGTGTTCCGCTCGATCCTGGTGCCGCTCACCGCCGCGCTCGGCTTCCTGCTGTCGATGGCGGCCACCTTCGGCGCGACTGTGCTGATCTTCCAGGAGGGCGAGCTCGGGCTGATCAAGGATCCGCATCCACTGGTCAGCTTCCTACCGATCATGTTGATCGGCTTGGTCTTCGGCTTGGCGATGGACTACCAGGTGTTCCTGGTGACCCGCATGCGCGAGGAATACGTCCATGGCGCCGATCCCACCGACGCCGTGATCAAGGGCTATCACCACGGTGCGCGGGTGGTGACCTCGGCGGCGATCATCATGATCTCGGTGTTCGGTTCGTTCCTGCTCGAATCCGACGTCACTGCCAAGTCGATGGGCTTCGCGCTGGCGGCGGGCGTGGCCTTGGACGCGTTCGTCGTCCGGATGGTGCTCATTCCCGCTTTGCTTGTGCTGCTGGGCAAGTGGGCGTGGTGGATGCCGCAGTGGCTGGACCGGATCGTGCCCGATATCGACGTCGAAGGCTCGCGGCTGCGCGAGATCCAGGCCGATCAGCGCGAGGTCGCGCCGGTACCGTAA